In Columba livia isolate bColLiv1 breed racing homer chromosome 25, bColLiv1.pat.W.v2, whole genome shotgun sequence, the following proteins share a genomic window:
- the PBDC1 gene encoding protein PBDC1, with protein sequence MCPLPVSPWAHARVGGAAAPLPAAMAATGLGPGDVAAAAQALSLPAEAFGNDPRVELAWAMKAHQHAQVYFNLISSVDPKFLNLTKVDDQIYSEFRKTFRDLKIDVLDPEELKSEPAKEKWRPFCLKFEGVVEDFNFGTLLRLDCSEDYTEENSIFATRIQFFAIEIARNREGWNSVVYGRAREPAAAEGSG encoded by the exons ATGTGTcccctccccgtgtccccgtgggCGCACGCGCGCgtgggcggggccgcggcgccGCTTCCGGCAGCGATGGCGGCCACGGGGCTG GGACCCGGCGATGTCGCCGCGGCCGCTCAGGCGCTGTCGCTGCCGGCCGAAGCCTTTGGGAACGAT ccccgtgtGGAACTGGCCTGGGCCATGAAGGCGCATCAGCACGCCCAGGTCTACTTCAAC CTCATCTCCTCCGTCGACCCCAAATTCCTGAACCTCACGAAAGTCGACGACCAAATCTACAGCGAATTCAGGAAAACCTTCCGGGATCTTAAAATCGACGTTCTCGACCCAGAAGAGCTGAAGTCGGAGCCCGCCAAGGAG AAATGGCGCCCGTTCTGCCTCAAATTCGAGGGGGTGGTGGAGGATTTCAACTTCGGGACGCTGCTCCGCCTGGACTGCAGCGAGGACTACACGGAGGAGAACAGCATCTTCG CCACCAGGATCCAGTTTTTTGCCATCGAGATCGCTCGGAACAGGGAGGGCTGGAACAGCGTTGTCTACGGCCGGGCCAGGGAGCCGGCGGCTGCCGAGGGGTCGGGGTGA
- the FGF17 gene encoding fibroblast growth factor 17 isoform X1, with product MSPGCRTCSPQGWRWRRRGPDPGCLPHAPSPPHRRWHRTWLHHRGDSRGVSPGVAFALPKRGGHRRKEGTGRSVAGREGRFAASPVAVPAVHAAGRGASSSAMQPISLQNLSICFQLLMFSCQTQGENQPSPNFNQYVRDQGAVSDQLSRRQIREYQLYSRTSGKHVQVNGKRITATAEDGNKFAKLIVETDTFGSRVRIKGAESEKYICMSKRGKLIGKPNGKSKDCIFTEIVLENNYTAFRNARYEGWYMAFTRQGRPRRASRSRQNQREAHFIKRLYRGQLPFPNNAERQKQFEFVGSSSPTRRTRRTPRPRT from the exons ATGTCCCCAGGGTGTAGGACGTGCAGCCCCCAGggctggaggtggaggaggagaggaCCCGACCCCGGCTGCCTCCCCCATGCTCCATCACCACCCCACAGACGTTGGCATCGCACGTGGCTCCACCATCGCGGCGACAGCCGGGGGGTTTCTCCCGGTGTCGCCTTCGCCCTCCCCAAACGCGGGGGTcacaggaggaaggaggggacGGGTCGCTCGGTggcggggagggagggcaggTTTGCAGCGAGCCCTGTGGCCGTGCCGGCCGTTCATGCCGCTGGCCGGGGGGCTTCGAGCAGCGCCATGCAGCCCATCAGCCTGCAGAACCTCTCCAT ATGTTTCCAGCTCCTCATGTTCTCCTGTCAGACCCAG GGGGAGAATCAACCGTCTCCTAATTTTAACCAGTACGTGAGGGACCAGGGGGCCGTGAGTGACCAGCTGAGCCGGCGGCAGATCAGGGAGTACCAGCTGTACAGCCGGACCAGCGGCAAGCACGTCCAGGTGAACGGCAAAAGGATCACGGCCACTGCCGAGGACGGCAACAAGTTCG CCAAGCTTATCGTGGAGACGGACACTTTTGGGAGCCGCGTCCGCATCAAGGGGGCCGAGAGCGAGAAGTACATCTGCATGAGCAAGCGGGGCAAGCTTATCGGGAAA CCCAACGGCAAGAGCAAGGACTGCATCTTCACGGAGATCGTGCTGGAGAACAACTACACGGCGTTCCGCAACGCGCGCTACGAGGGCTGGTACATGGCGTTCACGCGGCagggccggccccgccgcgcctcCCGCAGCCGCCAGAACCAGCGCGAAGCCCATTTCATCAAGCGGCTGTACCGGGGGCAGCTGCCCTTCCCCAACAACGCCGAGCGGCAGAAGCAGTTCGAGTTCGTCGGCTCGTCCTCGCCCACCCGACGGACCCGCCGCACCCCCCGCCCACGCACGTAA
- the FGF17 gene encoding fibroblast growth factor 17 isoform X2 produces the protein MSPGCRTCSPQGWRWRRRGPDPGCLPHAPSPPHRRWHRTWLHHRGDSRGVSPGVAFALPKRGGHRRKEGTGRSVAGREGRFAASPVAVPAVHAAGRGASSSAMQPISLQNLSICFQLLMFSCQTQYVRDQGAVSDQLSRRQIREYQLYSRTSGKHVQVNGKRITATAEDGNKFAKLIVETDTFGSRVRIKGAESEKYICMSKRGKLIGKPNGKSKDCIFTEIVLENNYTAFRNARYEGWYMAFTRQGRPRRASRSRQNQREAHFIKRLYRGQLPFPNNAERQKQFEFVGSSSPTRRTRRTPRPRT, from the exons ATGTCCCCAGGGTGTAGGACGTGCAGCCCCCAGggctggaggtggaggaggagaggaCCCGACCCCGGCTGCCTCCCCCATGCTCCATCACCACCCCACAGACGTTGGCATCGCACGTGGCTCCACCATCGCGGCGACAGCCGGGGGGTTTCTCCCGGTGTCGCCTTCGCCCTCCCCAAACGCGGGGGTcacaggaggaaggaggggacGGGTCGCTCGGTggcggggagggagggcaggTTTGCAGCGAGCCCTGTGGCCGTGCCGGCCGTTCATGCCGCTGGCCGGGGGGCTTCGAGCAGCGCCATGCAGCCCATCAGCCTGCAGAACCTCTCCAT ATGTTTCCAGCTCCTCATGTTCTCCTGTCAGACCCAG TACGTGAGGGACCAGGGGGCCGTGAGTGACCAGCTGAGCCGGCGGCAGATCAGGGAGTACCAGCTGTACAGCCGGACCAGCGGCAAGCACGTCCAGGTGAACGGCAAAAGGATCACGGCCACTGCCGAGGACGGCAACAAGTTCG CCAAGCTTATCGTGGAGACGGACACTTTTGGGAGCCGCGTCCGCATCAAGGGGGCCGAGAGCGAGAAGTACATCTGCATGAGCAAGCGGGGCAAGCTTATCGGGAAA CCCAACGGCAAGAGCAAGGACTGCATCTTCACGGAGATCGTGCTGGAGAACAACTACACGGCGTTCCGCAACGCGCGCTACGAGGGCTGGTACATGGCGTTCACGCGGCagggccggccccgccgcgcctcCCGCAGCCGCCAGAACCAGCGCGAAGCCCATTTCATCAAGCGGCTGTACCGGGGGCAGCTGCCCTTCCCCAACAACGCCGAGCGGCAGAAGCAGTTCGAGTTCGTCGGCTCGTCCTCGCCCACCCGACGGACCCGCCGCACCCCCCGCCCACGCACGTAA